The following coding sequences lie in one Miscanthus floridulus cultivar M001 chromosome 9, ASM1932011v1, whole genome shotgun sequence genomic window:
- the LOC136479838 gene encoding uncharacterized protein, producing the protein MEDRSWMSLRNRACAQYLDGLKLFIRVAEADMLNRHKTTMWCPCIDCENKKQFSSSLTLHAHLILRGFMDHYRCWNKHGEEGVNDRDLQAGCMDQGFSGDLHQDDGTHGAGQDNEEGPFCIPALTDDKLADISANYAQKSQDLEEMVRDAMGFDEYTEAEMKKLKRLMADMRTPLHQSCKAKYSKLFATLTLLQLKATYHWTDRSFDALLHRLEDMLPEGNELPKTTYEAKQIVCPMGLEVEKIDACKNDCILYHGKENEKLTECPECGVSRYKRRNDGGDEDKRHGAPWKVVWYFPIIPRLKRLFATAKDAQLLSWHKEGRKNDGYLRHPADAIQWRVIDSKYASFKDEPRNIRFALSTDGMNPFGNRSSSHSVWPVLLSIYNIPSWLCNRRKYMMMPLLISGPHQPGNDIDVYLRPVVDELKTLWSDGIKVYDGFKRESFKLRAMVLTSVTDVPGHRCLSGQSKGEKDCFQCLDDTESLWLNNSKKRVYIRHRRFLSRSHPYRLMKRQFDGTIEKGSAPRHFTGHDVYDQVKDVNVTLGKNKKSALGKRKRKEEEVADKRWKKKSILWELPYWKDLAVRHSIDVMHVTKNVCGSLLGTLLNTKGKSKDHANARADMKDLDIRPELCPEGPSAQLPLCAINLTKEERQELCDFFRSVKVPSGYSADIRKLVAPKENKMLPMKAHDCDVMLTTMLAVGIRNILPEKVRMAIMSLCFFFNAISQKVLDERSLHNLEKKLFQTMSLLEAYFPPAFFDISVHLITHLVKEIKYLGPVFLHHMYPYERFMSTLNRYTKSRVHPEGSMVQGYSAEEVVDWCLGYIDPTNPIGLYKSPHEGRLAGIGTLGKKTLNPDPDDYQRAHFLVLVHTLEVSPYIEEHKEQLRQENPGQSEAWIGRAHMKGFNIWFKKRILSLSSCTDEGLRNLAEGPLFTITSYQGYDINGYTFYTLAQDKKSVYQNSGVRVVALDNTDVQKDAYYGQIEEIWELTYPGVKEPFKVTVFRCRWVKGTRGINKDRYGFTTVDFEQVGYKDEPFVLAAQVSQVFYVLDTQNKKRLVVSPR; encoded by the coding sequence ATGGAGGATCGGAGCTGGATGTCTCTTCGCAACCGTGCATGTGCTCAGTACTTAGATGGTCTGAAATTATTCATAAGAGTTGCAGAGGCGGATATGTTGAATCGGCACAAGACAACTATGTGGTGTCCATGCATTGATTGTGAGAATAAGAAGCAGTTCTCGAGTTCATTAACACTCCATGCCCACCTGATCCTCCGAGGATTCATGGATCACTACAGATGTTGGAACAAGCATGGAGAAGAAGGAGTTAATGATCGAGACTTGCAAGCTGGTTGTATGGACCAAGGATTCTCTGGTGACCTACATCAGGATGATGGAACTCATGGTGCTGGTCAGGACAACGAGGAAGGACCCTTTTGCATCCCGGCTCTCACCGATGACAAGCTAGCAGATATCAGTGCCAATTATGCCCAGAAGTCACAGGACCTTGAGGAGATGGTGCGTGATGCCATGGGCTTTGATGAGTACACTGAGGCGGAGATGAAGAAGCTGAAGAGGTTGATGGCAGACATGAGGACTCCTCTCCATCAGAGCTGCAAGGCAAAGTATTCAAAGTTGTTTGCTACTCTCACGCTTCTCCAGTTGAAGGCGACATATCATTGGACTGACCGGAGCTTCGATGCATTGCTACATCGATTAGAGGACATGTTGCCTGAGGGGAATGAGTTACCCAAGACCACATATGAGGCCAAGCAGATTGTTTGCCCTATGGGATTGGAGGTCGAGAAAATCGATGCCTGCAAGAATGACTGTATACTGTACCATGGTAAAGAAAATGAAAAACTGACCGAATGCCCCGAGTGTGGAGTCTCTCGATACAAACGAAGAAATGACGGGGGTGATGAGGACAAGAGGCATGGAGCTCCTTGGAAGGTGGTATGGTACTTCCCTATAATCCCTCGCCTGAAGCGTTTGTTTGCAACTGCCAAGGACGCGCAGTTGTTGAGTTGGCACAAGGAGGGACGCAAGAATGATGGTTACCTACGGCATCCAGCAGATGCTATTCAGTGGCGCGTCATCGACTCCAAGTATGCATCTTTTAAAGATGAGCCAAGAAACATTCGCTTTGCACTGAGCACAGATGGCATGAACCCGTTCGGTAACAGGAGCAGCTCGCACAGTGTCTGGCCTGTGTTGTTATCGATCTACAACATTCCATCGTGGCTGTGTAACAGGAGGAAATACATGATGATGCCACTTTTGATCTCGGGTCCGCATCAGCCAGGGAATGACATCGACGTGTATCTGAGGCCGGTTGTCGATGAGCTCAAGACGCTCTGGTCAGACGGTATCAAGGTATATGATGGGTTCAAGAGAGAGTCATTCAAGTTGCGTGCAATGGTGTTAACCAGCGTCACCGATGTTCCGGGACACCGTTGCTTGTCTGGGCAGTCCAAAGGAGAGAAAGATTGCTTTCAGTGCTTAGATGATACCGAGAGTCTTTGGCTGAACAACTCGAAGAAGAGGGTGTACATAAGACATCGCCGTTTCCTTAGCCGATCCCATCCTTACCGGCTCATGAAACGCCAGTTTGATGGCACAATTGAGAAGGGATCTGCTCCGAGGCATTTCACTGGGCATGATGTCTATGACCAGGTAAAGGATGTCAATGTTACGTTGGGGAAGAACAAAAAGAGTGCCCTTGGAAAGAGAAAGCGCAAGGAGGAAGAAGTCGCTGATAAgaggtggaagaagaagtccattctatgggagctaccctattggaaAGACTTAGCAGTTCGCCACAGCATCGATGTCATGCATGTGACAAAGAATGTTTGTGGGAGCTTACTTGGAACACTCTTGAACACCAAGGGGAAAAGCAAGGACCATGCAAATGCACGAGCGGACATGAAAGATTTGGATATCAGGCCCGAGTTGTGTCCCGAGGGCCCCAGTGCCCAGCTACCATTATGTGCCATAAATCTAACTAAGGAAGAGAGGCAGGAGCTGTGCGACTTCTTCCGTAGCGTGAAAGTTCCCTCCGGATACTCAGCGGACATCAGGAAGCTCGTGGCGCCAAAAGAGAACAAAATGCTCCCAATGAAGGCTCACGATTGCGATGTCATGCTCACAACAATGCTTGCGGTTGGAATCAGGAACATTTTGCCAGAAAAAGTCCgaatggcaatcatgagcctatGCTTCTTCTTCAATGCAATATCTCAGAAGGTTCTTGATGAGAGGTCACTGCACAATCTTGAGAAGAAGCTTTTCCAGACAATGTCTCTTCTAGAGGCGTACTTCCCACCGGCATTCTTTGATATATCTGTTCATCTCATTACTCATCTGGTCAAGGAAATAAAGTATCTTGGTCCCGTGTTCCTGCATCATATGTACCCGTATGAGAGATTCATGAGCACTTTGAACCGGTATACAAAGAGTCGGGTTCATCCTGAGGGAAGCATGGTCCAGGGTTACTCTGCTGAGGAGGTGGTTGATTGGTGCCTTGGTTACATTGATCCTACAAATCCAATCGGCTTATATAAGtctccccatgagggaaggctaGCGGGGATAGGGACTCTTGGGAAGAAGACACTTAATCCAGATCCGGATGATTACCAGCGGGCTCACTTTCTCGTGTTGGTACACACACTAGAAGTGTCACCTTATATCGAGGAGCATAAGGAGCAGTTGCGTCAAGAGAATCCAGGTCAGAGCGAAGCATGGATAGGGAGGGCACATATGAAGGGATTCAACATTTGGTTCAAAAAGCGGATCCTCAGTTTGAGCTCTTGCACAGATGAAGGGCTTCGGAACCTAGCAGAAGGCCCTTTGTTCACAATCACAAGTTATCAGGGATATGACATAAATGGATACACATTTTACACCTTGGCTCAAGACAAGAAAAGTGtgtaccaaaatagtggtgttcgtgtAGTTGCTTTGGACAACACTGACGTACAGAAGGATGCATACTATGGTCAGATAGAGGAGATCTGGGAGCTAACTTATCCTGGGGTGAAGGAGCCCTTCAAGGTGACTGTTTTTCGGTGCCGTTGGGTTAAGGGCACAAGGGGCATCAACAAGGACAGATATGGATTCACTACCGTTGATTTTGAACAGGTTGGGTACAAGGATGAACCATTCGTACTTGCAGCTCAGGTTTCACAAGTCTTTTATGTGCTCGACACGCAAAACAAGAAACGCCTTGTAGTTTCTCCCCGGTAA